The following proteins are encoded in a genomic region of Microbacterium sp. NC79:
- a CDS encoding alpha/beta hydrolase, with product MRRWSAALASVAIGAIALSGCFYAAIPEGAGTSGPSVIPTKAPVTDGVADELVSYYGQTLEWEVCDANEDMDCTMVQVPMNYADPAAGDIEIAVVRLRASYGHAQGSLLMNPGGPGASGFDFVMTAATYVFSKELRTEFDIIGFDPRGVGASTAVTCFDGAQMDSYLYDIPKNERGSDAWSAEVDERAAEFAQACTENTGELLEHITTENSARDMDVLRGVLGDETLNYIGFSYGTFLGATYAKLFPERAGRLVLDGAIDPAIPSADVGKIQAVGFENALRAYMKGCLAAKDCPYSGDVDEALTDLSELLAELDARPITIADGRKLGADSAFTGVVSAMYQQGWWPVLTQGLAEAEEGNGETLMYLADVYNGREGAELYSDNSTEAFNAYNCMDYPDDMTDAELDDVDAYVQKNAPTIAPYWSGGDTCAAWAYPPSGTRGAITADGAAPILVVGTTNDPATPYEWAVSLAEQLSSGVLLTRVGEGHTAYGQGNSCIDDAVDTFLLEGTPPADQTTCK from the coding sequence ATGAGGCGCTGGAGCGCTGCCCTCGCGAGTGTTGCGATCGGCGCAATCGCGCTGTCTGGGTGCTTTTATGCAGCCATCCCGGAAGGCGCAGGCACCAGCGGCCCGAGCGTGATTCCTACCAAAGCACCGGTGACCGACGGTGTCGCTGACGAATTGGTGTCGTATTACGGGCAGACGCTCGAGTGGGAGGTCTGCGACGCCAACGAAGACATGGACTGCACCATGGTGCAGGTGCCGATGAACTACGCCGATCCGGCAGCGGGCGATATCGAGATTGCCGTTGTGCGGTTACGTGCGTCGTATGGCCACGCGCAGGGCTCATTGCTGATGAACCCTGGCGGCCCAGGTGCCAGTGGCTTTGACTTTGTGATGACGGCGGCCACCTACGTCTTTTCGAAGGAGCTTCGCACCGAGTTCGACATCATTGGTTTTGACCCGCGCGGTGTCGGCGCATCAACCGCGGTGACGTGCTTCGACGGTGCCCAGATGGATTCGTACCTATACGACATTCCCAAGAATGAACGCGGCTCAGATGCGTGGAGCGCAGAGGTCGATGAACGAGCCGCAGAGTTCGCGCAGGCATGCACTGAAAACACCGGCGAGCTGCTCGAGCACATCACCACCGAGAACTCCGCCCGCGATATGGACGTGCTCCGCGGCGTCTTAGGCGACGAGACGCTGAACTACATCGGCTTCTCATACGGAACCTTCCTCGGGGCCACCTACGCGAAACTGTTCCCAGAGCGGGCCGGCCGCCTTGTGCTCGACGGTGCGATTGACCCGGCCATCCCAAGCGCGGATGTCGGAAAAATTCAGGCAGTCGGTTTTGAAAACGCGTTGCGCGCCTACATGAAGGGTTGTCTCGCTGCTAAGGATTGCCCATACAGCGGCGACGTTGATGAGGCGTTGACAGACTTGAGCGAGCTCCTCGCTGAGCTCGATGCGCGCCCCATCACGATTGCTGATGGTCGCAAACTGGGCGCTGACTCGGCCTTCACCGGCGTCGTGTCGGCAATGTACCAGCAGGGCTGGTGGCCTGTGCTGACGCAGGGGCTCGCCGAGGCAGAAGAGGGTAATGGGGAGACCCTCATGTACCTCGCAGACGTCTACAACGGGCGCGAAGGTGCCGAGCTGTACTCCGACAATTCGACCGAAGCCTTCAACGCGTACAACTGCATGGATTATCCGGATGACATGACCGACGCAGAGCTCGACGACGTCGATGCCTACGTTCAGAAAAACGCGCCAACGATCGCACCATACTGGTCAGGCGGCGATACCTGTGCGGCATGGGCGTACCCGCCGTCCGGAACCCGTGGCGCCATCACAGCAGACGGCGCAGCACCAATTCTGGTGGTCGGAACCACGAACGACCCTGCGACCCCATACGAGTGGGCAGTATCGCTCGCTGAGCAGCTCTCCAGCGGTGTATTGCTGACGCGTGTCGGCGAAGGGCACACCGCATACGGCCAGGGCAACTCGTGCATTGACGATGCGGTCGATACGTTCTTGCTTGAGGGAACTCCGCCCGCAGACCAGACAACCTGTAAATAG
- a CDS encoding DNA polymerase III subunit delta', producing the protein MTSAPGTPADSAWDAVWGQPAAVEQLKNAAENRAEMTHAWLITGPPGSGRSTLAYAFAATLIARDANDEHTVQQVLAGTHPDLVRLRTEGVIIPVKDVRAAAARSYLAPSVGRHRVVVIEDADRMAEQASNAILKALEEPPPETVWILCAPSDVDLLPTIRSRVRMVRLAEPEVADVADLIVRRTGADRAVAEQSARHAQRHIGMAQRLATNPVSRERREKTLRDTLRARTVADVVEVAAAIVQAATDDAKTLTTERDAVERAELLRTAGIADGAAVPPAVRSQVTALEDAQKKRATRSVRDGIDRVLTDLQSLFRDVVLCQFGRTDDMINRELESDISFVASAWPPDRTLAVLDAITDTRDAIEQNAAPLLALESLLVTITTGRTP; encoded by the coding sequence ATGACTTCCGCGCCTGGCACACCTGCTGATTCCGCCTGGGACGCAGTGTGGGGGCAGCCCGCAGCGGTCGAGCAGTTGAAAAATGCAGCCGAAAACCGTGCGGAGATGACGCACGCTTGGCTCATCACCGGGCCCCCTGGTTCCGGCCGCTCGACCCTCGCCTACGCGTTCGCAGCGACCCTCATCGCCCGTGACGCGAACGATGAGCACACCGTGCAGCAGGTTCTCGCCGGAACCCACCCCGACCTCGTGCGCCTGCGCACCGAGGGCGTCATCATCCCGGTGAAAGATGTGCGCGCTGCCGCGGCCCGAAGCTATCTTGCGCCGTCTGTCGGGCGGCACCGTGTGGTTGTCATCGAAGATGCCGACCGCATGGCGGAGCAGGCGTCGAACGCGATTCTGAAGGCGCTCGAGGAGCCGCCGCCTGAGACGGTGTGGATCCTCTGCGCACCGAGTGACGTTGACCTGTTGCCCACGATTCGTTCCCGAGTTCGCATGGTGCGGCTGGCGGAACCAGAAGTCGCCGACGTTGCGGATTTGATCGTTCGTCGCACCGGGGCTGACCGCGCTGTCGCCGAGCAATCGGCACGGCATGCGCAACGTCACATTGGGATGGCGCAGCGGCTGGCAACGAATCCGGTGTCGCGCGAGCGCCGGGAGAAGACGCTGCGCGACACGCTTCGCGCGCGCACCGTCGCCGATGTGGTGGAGGTCGCTGCCGCAATTGTGCAGGCCGCGACGGATGACGCCAAGACGCTCACAACAGAGCGCGACGCTGTCGAACGTGCCGAGCTGTTGCGAACGGCAGGCATCGCAGACGGTGCCGCGGTTCCGCCCGCAGTCCGGTCACAGGTGACCGCGCTGGAAGACGCACAGAAAAAGCGTGCCACCAGAAGCGTGCGTGACGGCATTGACCGCGTGCTCACCGACCTGCAATCGCTGTTCCGGGATGTTGTGCTCTGTCAGTTTGGGCGCACGGATGACATGATCAATCGGGAGCTCGAGAGCGACATTTCGTTCGTTGCGTCGGCATGGCCGCCGGATCGCACGCTTGCCGTGCTTGACGCCATTACCGATACGCGTGACGCGATCGAGCAGAATGCTGCTCCGTTGCTCGCCCTGGAGAGCTTGCTGGTGACGATCACGACCGGAAGGACACCGTGA
- the tmk gene encoding dTMP kinase, with translation MSARGLWITIEGGDGSGKTTQSALLMEWLQTLGRTIVHTREPGGSEVGELIRNIVLHHRGHIAPRAEALLYAADRAHHVATVVRPALERGDIVLQDRYLDSSVAYQGAGRVLDAGEVRDLSLWAAEGALPDVTVLLDIDPVIARQRLDAADKPFDRLEAEKLEFHTRVRDAYLALAAAEPERFIVVDAQQSVDKIADQIRTRVQRAINAE, from the coding sequence GTGAGTGCTCGCGGGCTCTGGATCACGATCGAGGGCGGAGACGGCTCAGGCAAGACGACGCAGTCGGCCTTGCTGATGGAGTGGTTGCAGACCCTCGGCCGCACGATCGTGCACACGCGTGAACCGGGTGGCAGCGAAGTCGGCGAGCTGATCCGCAACATTGTCTTGCACCACCGCGGCCATATTGCGCCGCGTGCCGAGGCTCTGCTGTATGCCGCCGACCGTGCGCATCATGTGGCGACCGTGGTGCGCCCAGCGCTCGAGCGCGGCGACATTGTGCTGCAAGACCGGTACCTCGATTCCTCCGTCGCGTATCAGGGCGCTGGCCGCGTGCTTGATGCGGGGGAGGTGCGTGACCTTTCGCTCTGGGCAGCAGAGGGTGCGCTACCGGATGTCACGGTGCTCTTGGACATTGACCCGGTTATCGCGCGGCAGCGTCTCGACGCGGCCGACAAGCCTTTCGACCGTCTGGAAGCCGAGAAGCTGGAATTCCACACGCGGGTGCGCGATGCCTACCTCGCGTTGGCTGCGGCGGAACCAGAACGCTTCATCGTGGTGGACGCGCAACAGTCAGTGGACAAAATAGCCGACCAGATACGTACCCGCGTACAGCGAGCGATCAACGCTGAGTGA
- the topA gene encoding type I DNA topoisomerase, producing MANGKKLVIVESPTKMKSIQGYLGDDYEVLSSVGHIRDLADKKSIPAEKKAAYGKYSIDIENGFDPLYVVSDRKTKTVQELKRALKNADEVLLATDEDREGEAIAWHLLETLKPKVPVRRMVFHEITKDAIQAAVHNTRELDTALVDAQETRRILDRLYGWDVSPVLWYKVQPGLSAGRVQSAATRMVVDRERERMAFVSASYWDVDADAAKDNNNFRIRLVRVDGASLARGTDFDENGKLKKAVLVFTEAEATALADAITAAGSGDVTKVEAKPGTRSPYAPFTTSTMQQEAGRKLGLSAKNAMSVAQKLYEKGFITYMRTDSVSLSAQAITAARTQAVTLYGDGAVPLKPRVYKSKSKNAQEAHEAIRPSGETFRTPSEVASELNRDEQRLYDLIWKRTVASQMSDAKFETTTVTVAVAAGDKKAEFTASGTVYTFKGFLEAYEEGKDEKRSDADKAADQSLPALAVGDSVSVRDVEAKGHKTTPKPRYTEASLVKALEEKGIGRPSTFASIIDTIIERGYVTKRGQALVPSWMAFSVVRLLEENFSSLVDYDFTAALEDDLDAISRGEQNRVEWLKEFYFGSDKHVGLRHIVDNVGDIDARALNATSITENSTLRFGRYGPYLEVVDPANPEAKPRIINIPEDLAPDELTAEKAIELIEAPVAGDRVLGENPENGRLIVVKDGRFGPYVQELLPAEDEVVDEATGEVVEARKKAKKKADEPKPRTGSLFKSMAVDTVDLETALKLLDLPRVVGLDPESGDEITAQNGRFGPYLKKGADSRSLQTEQQIFDVTLAEALELYAQPKYGARKASSALKEFDADPVSGKPIRVRDGRFGPYVTDGETNVTIPRGETPDDITFEKAVQMLADKRAKGPVKKKAPAKKAPAKKTTATKTAAAKKTTAAKTTAAKKTTATKTTATKTTAAKKAPAKKAADSE from the coding sequence GCTCTACGTCGTCAGCGACCGCAAAACAAAGACGGTCCAGGAGCTTAAGCGTGCCCTGAAGAACGCCGACGAAGTGCTCCTCGCAACTGATGAGGACCGCGAAGGCGAGGCCATCGCATGGCACCTCCTCGAGACGCTGAAGCCCAAGGTTCCGGTGCGTCGCATGGTCTTCCACGAAATCACGAAGGACGCGATTCAGGCTGCCGTCCACAACACCCGCGAACTGGATACCGCGCTCGTCGACGCGCAGGAAACCCGCCGCATTCTCGACCGCCTCTATGGCTGGGACGTCAGCCCCGTGCTGTGGTACAAGGTTCAGCCCGGTCTTTCCGCCGGCCGCGTGCAGTCCGCCGCGACACGCATGGTTGTCGACCGTGAGCGTGAGCGCATGGCGTTCGTCTCGGCCAGCTACTGGGACGTTGACGCAGACGCAGCGAAAGACAACAACAACTTCCGCATTCGCCTCGTGCGGGTTGATGGCGCATCCCTCGCCCGCGGCACCGACTTCGACGAAAACGGCAAGCTGAAGAAGGCCGTTTTGGTCTTCACCGAAGCCGAAGCCACCGCACTTGCCGACGCGATCACAGCCGCTGGTTCCGGCGATGTGACAAAAGTTGAAGCGAAGCCAGGCACCCGCAGCCCGTACGCGCCTTTCACGACCTCGACGATGCAGCAGGAAGCGGGCCGCAAGCTCGGTTTGAGCGCCAAGAACGCAATGTCGGTGGCGCAGAAGCTGTACGAAAAGGGTTTCATTACCTATATGCGTACCGACTCGGTGTCGCTGTCTGCCCAGGCGATCACCGCCGCCCGCACGCAGGCTGTCACCCTCTACGGCGACGGCGCGGTTCCGCTCAAGCCCCGTGTTTACAAGTCGAAGAGCAAGAACGCGCAGGAAGCGCACGAAGCTATTCGTCCGTCGGGTGAGACGTTCCGCACGCCGTCAGAGGTAGCGTCTGAGCTCAACCGCGACGAGCAGCGCCTTTACGACCTGATCTGGAAGCGCACGGTCGCCAGCCAGATGTCTGACGCCAAGTTTGAGACCACCACGGTGACCGTGGCTGTTGCTGCTGGCGACAAGAAGGCCGAATTCACGGCTTCCGGAACCGTCTATACCTTCAAGGGCTTCCTGGAGGCATACGAAGAGGGCAAAGACGAAAAGCGCAGCGATGCCGACAAGGCCGCTGACCAGTCGCTGCCTGCACTTGCCGTTGGCGACTCCGTGTCCGTGCGCGACGTGGAGGCGAAGGGGCACAAGACCACGCCGAAGCCGCGCTATACCGAGGCATCGCTGGTGAAGGCATTGGAAGAAAAGGGCATTGGACGCCCATCGACCTTCGCGAGCATCATCGACACCATTATCGAGCGCGGTTACGTCACCAAGCGTGGCCAGGCACTGGTGCCAAGCTGGATGGCCTTTAGCGTTGTGCGCCTGCTGGAAGAGAACTTCAGCTCGCTCGTCGACTACGACTTCACTGCAGCGCTGGAAGATGACCTTGACGCGATTTCGCGCGGCGAGCAGAACCGCGTGGAGTGGCTGAAGGAGTTCTACTTCGGCTCAGACAAGCACGTCGGTCTGCGCCACATTGTGGACAACGTCGGTGACATTGACGCGCGTGCGCTGAATGCGACGTCGATCACCGAGAATTCCACCCTGCGCTTTGGCCGCTACGGGCCATATCTTGAGGTTGTTGACCCGGCGAACCCCGAGGCGAAGCCGCGCATCATCAACATTCCGGAAGATCTCGCGCCCGATGAGCTCACGGCCGAGAAGGCAATTGAGCTGATTGAAGCTCCGGTTGCTGGTGACCGTGTGCTGGGTGAAAACCCGGAGAACGGGCGACTCATTGTCGTCAAGGATGGCCGTTTTGGTCCCTACGTGCAGGAGCTCCTGCCTGCGGAGGACGAAGTCGTCGACGAAGCAACCGGTGAGGTTGTTGAGGCGCGGAAGAAGGCCAAGAAGAAGGCCGACGAGCCGAAGCCGCGCACGGGCAGCCTGTTTAAGTCGATGGCTGTCGACACCGTTGATCTGGAGACGGCGCTCAAGCTTCTTGATCTGCCGCGCGTTGTTGGCCTCGACCCGGAGTCGGGCGATGAGATCACCGCCCAGAACGGCCGGTTTGGCCCGTACCTGAAGAAGGGTGCGGACTCGCGTTCGTTGCAGACCGAGCAGCAGATCTTCGACGTCACGCTTGCCGAAGCACTCGAGCTGTATGCGCAGCCGAAGTACGGTGCCCGCAAGGCATCGAGCGCGCTGAAAGAGTTTGACGCTGACCCGGTATCGGGCAAGCCGATCCGTGTGCGCGATGGCCGATTTGGGCCGTACGTGACCGACGGCGAGACGAACGTGACGATTCCGCGCGGTGAAACGCCGGACGACATCACGTTTGAAAAGGCCGTTCAGATGCTCGCTGACAAGCGCGCCAAGGGTCCAGTCAAGAAGAAGGCTCCCGCCAAGAAGGCGCCGGCGAAGAAGACCACCGCGACGAAGACTGCGGCGGCCAAGAAGACGACGGCGGCCAAGACCACGGCAGCGAAGAAGACCACGGCTACGAAGACCACGGCTACGAAGACCACGGCGGCCAAGAAGGCTCCCGCAAAGAAGGCGGCGGATAGCGAGTGA